A stretch of the Lolium perenne isolate Kyuss_39 chromosome 3, Kyuss_2.0, whole genome shotgun sequence genome encodes the following:
- the LOC127345300 gene encoding dolichyl-diphosphooligosaccharide--protein glycosyltransferase subunit 2, which translates to MAWGLPPLAVLLLLAVIVAPLSSAVRPVSDAHRSAAAELFTAFPDGSLGDLETTYEAVSTFKILGVQKDKSLDGKACKLASDTLSSSSSSAKDLFHAARISGVLGCSIDAGVYDDVASRLKAVIKDTNSLQEFYYSVGGLLSLKEQGHSVVLSDADSIFHAIKALSQSDGRWRYDTNSAESSTFAAGIALEALAGVVSLSDAEVDPSMIGVVKNDIVKLFGTIKSYDDGTFYFDEKNVDASEYKGPITTSASVVRGFTSFANAVSGKLNIPGEKILGLAKFFLGIGLPGSAKDCFNQIKSLSLLENNSVFVPLILSLPSKVLSLTSKDQLKVEVTTVFGSAAPPLRVNLVQVLGSDSKVITADKELQYDVDNNVHYLDIDALKIDVGKYSLVFEISLQDPEHETVYTTGGRNTETVIVTGLIKVDKAEIGIAENDAGTSESVEKLDLLKDKQISLSANHLQKLHLSFQLATPLGRTFKPHQVFLKLKHESGVEHLFVVPGSARQFKIVLDFLGLVEKFYYLSGRYDLELSVGDASMENSFLRALGRLELDLPEPSEKAPRPPAQAVDPLAKFAPQKEISHIFRVPEKRPPKEVSLAFTGLTLLPFIGFLIGLMRLGVNLKNFPSLPGPAAFASLFHAGIGAVLLLYVLFWVKLDLFTTLKYLGFLSVFLVFVGHRALSYLSSTSTKQKTA; encoded by the exons ATGGCCTGGGGGCTCCCACCCTTGGCCGTCCTCCTCCTACTCGCCGTGATCGTAGCCCCACTATCCTCAGCCGTTCGCCCAGTCTCCGACGCGCACAGATCCGCTGCCGCCGAGCTCTTCACCGCCTTCCCCGACGGATCCCTCGGCGA CTTGGAGACGACGTACGAGGCGGTCAGCACGTTCAAGATACTGGGGGTGCAGAAGGACAAGAGCCTTGACGGCAAGGCCTGCAAGCTCGCCTCCGACAcgctgtcttcctcctcctcatccgcgAAGGATCTGTTCCACGCGGCCCGGATCAGCGGCGTCCTCGGATGCAGCATTGACGCCGGCGTTTACGAT GATGTTGCGTCGAGGCTTAAGGCAGTGATCAAGGACACCAATTCACTCCAAGAATTCTACTATTCCGTGGGAGGGCTGCTCAGCCTCAAG GAGCAAGGTCACAGCGTTGTTCTGTCTGACGCAGACAGCATATTTCATGCAATTAAG GCACTTAGCCAAAGTGATGGTAGATGGCGTTATGACACCAACAGTGCTGAATCTAGCACATTCGCTGCCG GTATCGCACTAGAAGCGTTGGCAGGAGTTGTTTCACTATCCGATGCTGAGGTTGATCCATCCATG ATCGGAGTCGTTAAAAATGACATCGTGAAGCTATTTGGCACAATCAAAAGCTATG ATGATGGAACCTTCTACTTTGATGAGAAGAATGTTGATGCTTCCGAATACAAGGGCCCCATAACAACTTCCGCTTCAGTAGTACGAGGTTTCACTTCATTCGCAAATGCTGTTTCTGGGAAATTGAAT ATCCCCGGTGAGAAAATACTGGGCTTGGCGAAGTTCTTTCTTGGTATAGGGCTCCCAGGTAGTGCAAAGGATTGCTTTAATCAGATCAAGTCCCTGTCACTCCTGGAGAACAATAG CGTCTTTGTTCCTTTGATCCTTTCACTTCCTTCCAAAGTACTGTCCTTGACCTCCAAAGATCAGCTGAAG GTTGAAGTCACTACAGTGTTTGGATCTGCTGCACCTCCTCTCAGAGTAAATCTTGTGCAAGTCTTGGGATCTGACTCCAAGGTTATCACCGCTGACAAG GAACTTCAGTATGACGTTGACAACAATGTTCATTACTTGGACATTGATGCATTGAAAATAGATGTTGGGAAGTACTCGCTAGTTTTTGAG ATTTCTCTCCAGGATCCAGAGCATGAAACTGTTTACACTACTGGAGGGAGAAACACCGAAACTGTCATTGTCACGGGATTGATCAAAGTTGACAAGGCAGAAATCGGAATAGCTGAGAACGATGCTGGGACTTCCGAGTCTGTTGAAAA GTTAGATCTACTGAAAGATAAACAAATCTCTCTCTCTGCGAACCATCTGCAGAAGTTACATTTATCTTTTCAACTAGCTACACCACTTGGGCGCACATTTAAACCTCACCAG GTGTTCTTGAAGTTGAAGCATGAAAGTGGAGTTGAACACTTATTTGTGGTACCGGGTTCTGCAAGGCAATTCAAAATCGTTCTA GATTTTCTTGGTTTGGTGGAGAAATTTTACTACCTTTCTGGTAGATATGACCTCGAGCTTTCAGTTGGTGATGCTTCAATG GAGAATTCATTCCTACGAGCCCTTGGCCGTCTGGAGTTGGACTTGCCAGAGCCCTCAGAAAAGGCCCCACGTCCTCCTGCACAAGCTGTTGATCCGTTGGCAAAGTTTGCGCCACAGAAGGAGATATCACACATTTTCCGTGTACCAGAGAAGAGGCCGCCTAAGGAAGTCTCACTAGCATTCACTGGTCTCACACTTTTGCCTTTTATTGGTTTCTTGATTGGG CTTATGCGTCTGGGAGTCAACTTGAAGAACTTCCCATCCCTGCCAGGACCAGCTGCATTCGCATCACTTTTCCATGCTGGAATTGGAGCAGTTCTGCTGCTCTATGTTCTCTTCTGGGTTAAG CTGGATCTTTTCACAACTCTGAAGTACCTCGGCTTCCTCTCAGTCTTCCTTGTGTTTGTTGGCCATAGGGCCCTATCTTACCTTTCATCGACATCGACGAAACAAAAGACTGCTTGA
- the LOC127345301 gene encoding ABC transporter B family member 26, chloroplastic: MPPPAAMLLTAALGSAPARLSLSLAPRPPRLRAPERRIRPARIRAAAAVGGEFGGLGRRREFIGRLRNVLPGGRWWRLEEEEEGADGRAEASGATAASALHRMWALVANDRWVIFLGFASLVCAALSEIAIPHLLAASIFSAQNGGAVFYTNAKLLVVLCLISGVFSGVRSCCFGIANMILVKRMREMLFDSILSQDIAFFDEETVGDLTSRLGSDCQQVSRVIGNDLNLISRNLLQGIGALIYLLILSWPLGLCTMLTCGTLSMIMVVHGRYQKKAAKFAQEFTASANNVAQEAITLVRTVRVYGTEKQEIKRYAKWLDKLYDVSFRQTMAYGGWSLSLNYLYHATQVVAVLIGGIYIMSGKLSAEQLTKFTLYAEWLILSTWWIGDNWSSLMQSVGASEKVFRLMDLLPSKHLTSKGLRLQKLEGRIQYEDVAFSYPSRPSVPILKRLNLTLNPNEVVAIVGLSGSGKSTIVNLLLQLYEPTNGQILVDGVPLSKLDTRWFRERIGFVGQEPKLFRMDVSANIRYGCPREVSQEEVEWAAKQAYAHDFIMALPDGYNTTVDDALLSGGQKQRVAIARALLRDPAILVLDEATSALDAESEHYVKSVITEVSTDPKAGRTVIIIAHRLSTIQAADRIIVMENGDIVEDGPHSELVKQDGLYSRLARRQNDALP; the protein is encoded by the exons ATGCCGCCTCCGGCCGCGATGCTCCTCACGGCGGCCCTCGGCTCCGCGCCGGCGCGGCTATCGCTGAGTCTCGCGCCCAGGCCGCCGCGCCTGCGGGCGCCCGAGCGCCGGATCCGGCCGGCGAGGATCCGCGCCGCGGCGGCGGTCGGCGGCGAGTTCGGCGGCCTCGGCAGGCGCCGCGAGTTCATCGGGCGGCTGCGGAACGTGCTGCCGGGGGGCAGGTGGTGGCgcctcgaggaggaggaggagggcgcggACGGGCGCGCCGAGGCCAGCGGGGCCACGGCCGCCTCCGCCCTCCACCGGATGTGGGCCCTCGTCGCCAACGACCGCTGGGTCATCTTCCTCGGCTTCGCCTCCCTCGTCTGCGCCGCG CTCTCGGAGATCGCCATACCCCATCTCCTCGCGGCGTCCATCTTCTCCGCGCAGAACGGAGGGGCCGTCTTCTACACGAATGCCAAGCTACTGGTTGTTCTATGTTTGATTTCCGGAGTGTTCAG TGGTGTGCGAAGCTGCTGTTTTGGTATTGCGAACATGATATTG GTCAAACGAATGAGAGAAATGCTCTTTGATTCCATCCTATCTCAG GATATTGCTTTTTTCGACGAGGAAACTGTGGGTGATTTGACAAGTAGGCTTGGTTCCGACTGCCAGCAAGTGTCTCGAGTTATTGGCAATGATCTTAATTTGATTTCGCGCAACTTGCTTCAG GGTATAGGCGCGCTGATTTATCTTCTAATCTTATCATGGCCTCTTGGACTGTGCACTATGCTTACTTGTGGGACATTGTCAATGATTATGGTAGTTCATGGACG GTATCAAAAAAAGGCAGCTAAATTTGCACAAGAGTTCACTGCAAGTGCCAATAAT GTTGCTCAAGAAGCGATAACATTGGTTAGGACAGTACGGGTCTATGGGACCGaaaagcaagagatcaaaag GTATGCAAAGTGGCTGGATAAGCTGTATGATGTAAGCTTTCGGCAGACAATGGCTTATGGGGGCTGGAGCTTGAGCTTGAATTATCTATACCATGCTACTCAG GTCGTTGCAGTTTTGATTGGAGGAATATATATCATGTCCGGGAAGTTAAGTGCTGAGCAACTGACAAAATTCACGCTGTACGCCGAGTGGCTAATTTTGTCTACCTGGTGGATTGGAGATAACTGGTCCTCCTTGATGCAATCTGTCGGTGCAAGTGAAAAAGTCTTTCGCTTGATGGATCTCCTGCCTAGCAAGCACCTTACTTCTAAAG GCCTCAGGTTACAGAAGTTAGAAGGGCGAATTCAGTACGAAGATGTAGCATTTTCATATCCGTCAAGACCTTCA GTACCAATTTTGAAAAGGCTGAATCTAACACTCAATCCAAATGAAGTAGTTGCCATT GTTGGTCTTAGTGGAAGTGGCAAGAGTACTATAGTTAACCTTCTACTTCAGCTTTATGAACCTACAAATGGGCAA ATACTAGTAGATGGTGTCCCACTTAGCAAGCTGGATACCAGATGGTTTAGGGAGAGAATTGGTTTTGTGGGACAG GAGCCTAAGCTATTTCGAATGGATGTTAGTGCAAATATTAGGTATGGCTGCCCTAGAGAAGTTAGCCAGGAAGAAGTGGAGTGGGCTGCTAAACAGGCTTATGCTCACGATTTCATAATGGCTCTTCCTGATGGCTATAACACCACTGTTGATGATGCTCTTCTTAGTGGAGGCCAAAAGCAACGTGTTGCTATTGCAAGGGCCCTTCTGAGAGATCCAGCCATCTTAGTACTTGACGAAGCCACTAGTGCACTTGATGCTGAGAGCGAACATTATGTGAAG AGTGTTATCACTGAAGTAAGCACCGACCCTAAGGCTGGAAGAACCGTTATAATCATAGCTCACAG GTTATCCACGATTCAAGCCGCTGATAGGATTATTGTGATGGAGAATGGTGATATTGTGGAG GACGGACCACATAGTGAGCTTGTCAAGCAAGATGGTTTGTATTCAAGATTAGCTCGACGACAAAATGATGCTCTCCCATAG